A window of the Leucothrix mucor DSM 2157 genome harbors these coding sequences:
- a CDS encoding pyrroline-5-carboxylate reductase family protein, protein MSAVPTVGIIGGSGALGSAIAKGLLRNGYLTPEQLWISNRSGNAAGFDESPGIHFTSSNQTLVDACDIVIVSVPPHLAPSIGIHAENRLIISVMAGVSIEQLQQFSGSDRVVRAISNPAADIGLAYSPWCVSAGVTDQDREWTRSVFGAFGQTDEVPNEDQIDHFTALIGPVPGFVAYFADCMVGYAVKNEIDPKVAERAIRQLFHSSGVVLAESEASPTEHVNAMIDYAGTTAAGLEAMKASPLADFVEQGLKAAYLKAKDIG, encoded by the coding sequence ATGAGCGCCGTTCCTACGGTCGGTATTATCGGCGGAAGTGGCGCGCTAGGTAGTGCTATTGCGAAAGGATTACTGCGCAATGGCTACCTAACCCCCGAGCAACTGTGGATCTCTAACCGCTCGGGTAATGCCGCCGGATTTGATGAGAGTCCCGGTATTCACTTTACGAGTAGCAATCAAACGCTAGTCGATGCTTGCGATATTGTGATAGTCTCCGTGCCGCCGCACCTTGCGCCATCCATTGGTATCCATGCAGAGAACCGCTTGATTATTTCAGTGATGGCGGGTGTGTCTATCGAGCAGCTACAGCAGTTTAGTGGCTCTGACAGAGTTGTGCGTGCCATATCAAACCCCGCTGCTGATATTGGATTGGCTTACTCGCCTTGGTGCGTGAGTGCCGGCGTCACTGACCAAGACCGTGAATGGACGCGTAGTGTGTTTGGTGCTTTTGGGCAGACTGATGAAGTCCCCAATGAAGACCAGATTGACCATTTCACCGCACTGATCGGGCCAGTACCGGGCTTTGTGGCTTACTTTGCCGATTGCATGGTGGGCTATGCCGTGAAAAATGAGATCGACCCCAAGGTTGCAGAGCGGGCGATTCGTCAATTGTTTCATTCCAGTGGCGTGGTGCTTGCTGAGTCGGAGGCATCACCGACAGAACATGTTAATGCTATGATTGATTACGCTGGGACCACGGCAGCAGGACTTGAGGCGATGAAGGCATCACCGCTTGCGGACTTTGTCGAGCAAGGGCTGAAA
- a CDS encoding RluA family pseudouridine synthase, with protein MLDSREPVHSIIDDFLAPVCDGFVEILYQDDDILLINKPSGLLSLSGKNPLNWDSVHYRLVHGQAGVTPAFPEAKLPHRLDFGTSGIMVVGLHAAASKHLNQQFQARSIQKRYTAMLAGWVADDQGQISAPIAKDRLLFPRVKICHETGKAALSDYTVLRRLEHPRRSLVQFTPLTGRTHQLRIHSLEMGHPILGCDLYHNDISEQMADRLLLHASDLYFQHPASDKRIHWQCPSSA; from the coding sequence ATGCTTGATTCTAGAGAGCCAGTTCACAGCATCATTGATGATTTTCTGGCTCCGGTTTGTGATGGGTTTGTCGAGATTCTGTATCAGGATGATGACATCCTGTTGATCAATAAACCCAGTGGACTGCTGAGCTTGTCAGGTAAGAACCCACTCAATTGGGACTCAGTACATTACCGCTTAGTGCATGGCCAAGCGGGTGTGACGCCAGCATTCCCCGAGGCAAAATTACCCCACCGCCTGGATTTTGGTACTTCCGGTATTATGGTGGTGGGCTTGCACGCAGCGGCTTCAAAACACCTCAATCAACAGTTTCAGGCACGCAGCATTCAAAAGCGCTATACCGCCATGTTAGCGGGTTGGGTGGCTGACGATCAGGGGCAGATTAGCGCGCCAATTGCCAAGGATAGACTGCTATTTCCTCGGGTGAAGATTTGCCATGAGACAGGTAAAGCTGCGCTGAGTGACTACACGGTGTTAAGGCGGCTGGAACACCCGCGTCGGAGCTTGGTGCAATTTACGCCGCTCACCGGACGCACACATCAGCTACGCATTCACAGTTTGGAAATGGGTCACCCGATTTTAGGTTGCGATTTGTATCACAATGACATCAGCGAGCAGATGGCAGATCGCTTGTTATTGCATGCCAGTGATTTGTATTTTCAGCATCCTGCTAGCGATAAGCGAATTCATTGGCAATGTCCTTCCTCGGCTTAG
- a CDS encoding tellurite resistance TerB family protein, protein MVDVNKLLGAFLSSGAASGMAGGLAGGLASKMISKKSAKKLGSNALKLGGVAAIGALAYTAYRQYNNNQGAAQPNSPTPPLAPTPTATPISVTPATLSAAPAGSAFMPAIDDQAANNELGLLLVRSMIAVARADGRLDAQESQAIFQKIESLGLDSESQNLLVQEMGHPVDMDAIINSATTPEVAAEIYIASLLAVDVDTAAEKSYLAMLAARLQLPPALVAELENQVNTHKTVAQ, encoded by the coding sequence ATGGTTGATGTAAACAAGCTGTTAGGTGCTTTTCTAAGTAGTGGCGCGGCAAGTGGTATGGCCGGAGGGCTGGCAGGTGGATTAGCGAGCAAGATGATCAGCAAAAAGTCGGCTAAAAAACTGGGCTCAAACGCGCTGAAACTTGGTGGCGTTGCCGCGATTGGAGCGTTGGCTTACACCGCTTACCGTCAGTACAACAATAATCAAGGCGCTGCTCAGCCGAATTCCCCGACGCCACCGCTTGCGCCCACACCCACGGCAACGCCTATTTCAGTCACGCCGGCTACCTTATCAGCAGCGCCCGCAGGCTCGGCCTTTATGCCAGCCATTGATGATCAGGCAGCGAATAATGAATTAGGCTTGCTATTAGTGCGCTCAATGATTGCCGTTGCCCGCGCCGATGGACGACTGGATGCTCAAGAGAGCCAAGCTATTTTCCAGAAGATTGAGTCGTTAGGTTTGGACAGTGAGAGCCAGAATTTGCTGGTGCAGGAAATGGGTCACCCGGTCGATATGGATGCGATTATTAATAGCGCCACCACACCCGAAGTCGCGGCAGAAATTTACATTGCCTCGTTATTGGCGGTCGATGTGGATACCGCCGCTGAGAAATCCTATCTGGCGATGCTCGCCGCGCGTTTGCAGTTACCACCAGCACTGGTCGCTGAGTTAGAAAATCAGGTGAATACACACAAGACGGTTGCTCAATGA